The sequence caAATGTTGCTATTATGTTTTTGCTTTTGCGAATTGACTGTTTTTAATTTTTAGATACTGAAACAGGAATGGCCAAAACATTGGCCAACGTTTATCAGTGACATTGTGGGAGCAAGCAGAACCAGTGAGAGCCTTTGTCAGAACAACATGGTCATTCTCAAACTTTTAAGCGAAGAagtatttgatttttccagtggaCAAATAACACAAGTGAAAGCGAAACATTTGAAAGACAGGTACATTATTTGTGTGTGCTCACCATAATCTGTAATCTCCTCTGACTCCTTTTCTGTTAGGAAGAACTGTaataaattgcatttttttttttagtttttgacTGTTAAATGTGCAAGAGGTTATCGTGTTTAGTACTGTTTCAAGTCCAACAGATAATGCCAACttaaactgcacctttaaaacTAGTTTTCTATGTTATACAAACTGGGCTTCAGTGAAGCAACGTAGATATTGCATTTGACTTAAATAGTCAATATGTTCTgtttttccccctcctctcatagTACTGACTGGATTTACTTGATTTGGGCCCCTGTGTTCCTAAAATTCTTGTTTCTTGCTGCTTTGACATTCAATTAAtatccttttccccccttttatttatttttttgtgtacagtatgtgcaatgaATTCTCCCAGATATTTCAGCTGTGTCAGTTTGTAATGGTAAGTCTACATGCGTACTTAGTTATAGTATTGTTCAAATGCAGTTTTGCAATGTTCCAGTAACTGCATTTGCTTGTCCATTCCATAAAGCACCATTGCTTCTCAAAACCACACCAGGTTTTATTCTGACATCACTTTTCAACAGTTAGGGGTATCTGTAGGAGCTATAGGTGATACATCTTTCTAATCCAGAAGGATAATGGAAATATTCCCCCTACATATTGTGTGCTGCTCCTACAGTGTTACCAGTGATTGCTCTAGTAACTATATTGGTCTTGGAGAATTTGATTCCTAAACTTGCCAGCTAAATAAAACTCTTCCCAAGTTATAGATATAAGGATGTGCATATTGTTAAACACTTACAACAAACGAAACAAATACAAatgggagtgtttttttttttaaattaaagatttattttttttaataggaaAATTCACAAAATGCTCCTCTTGTCCATGCAACTTTGGAAACACTGCTTCGATTTCTTAACTGGATACCACTGGGATACATCTTTGAGACCAAACTGATCAGCACCTTAATATATAAGGTACGATTATAATCTACGTAAtgaatttcaggatttaaaacaaatctattttttttCCTCCCATTTAGGGACCCAAATTCTCCCCCCTGTTTCTATTTGTACTGTGTTCAACGGCACACTGCCGTAATGTAATTTAACTCCTAGAGTGAAATGTCCTCTCTACTTTCAGTTTTTGAATGTTCCGATGTTCCGAAATGTCTCTTTAAAGTGCCTCACTGAGATAGCTGGTGTCAGCGTGAGCCAGTATGAGGAGCAGTTTGTAACCCTTTTCACACTGACGATGATGCAGCTTAAACAGGTAATACTTTTCAATAACAAACCATAGTGtggaattagttttttttttttacagagtggTGCTTCCGACTACTTTATCTGTATATCTGGCTTTGGTTGCTATCTGTGTGATCAAGACTTCCTTGATTGATAATCTGGGACCATATGTTCAAATATTTGCTCAGTGACTTGGTTCCATCTCTGAGTTGCAAGTGTAATAACTACTCAATTTTACTGACTATGTATGAGCCATTTAGCACAGACTGGAAATGCTGTTAGTGCTATGTAAAGTGAATACACTGCACAATAGGAAATCAACCGTTGAGTATCTTAAAGATTGTGCATCTAATTTAAATGGCCAATGATGCAGATTTTACTGCTCCAACTAAATGTAATATGATTGTTCTAGTAAATTGCTACTGTTTCTGTAGTATAGTAAAATTGACCTTAATCTGCTTGCACAAGTCTATTGTGGGGGTGGAGGGATAAGGTACTGTTCCTAATGTGTGTAAATGGATTTTGTATAACGTGGTGATTGCACAGTAGATAATTTATTGGGAAATGTCATTGTACATATAGCGATACGTTaaatattaaacttttttttttttttaagatgcttCCTTTGAACACAAATATTCGTCTTGCCTATTCTAATGGAAAGGATGATGAGCAGAACTTCATTCAAAATCTCAGTTTGTTTCTCTGTACATTTCTTAAAGAACATGGACAACTTATAGAAAAAAGACTCAATTTAAGAGAAACTCTAATGGAGGTCAGTGGTAAAGGTCTTGATCTGCAAACTGTTAATTTGGCAATCTCCTTTAAATCCCTGCAGAAGTGgtagaaaaatatttttttcccactAATGAAAATCTGGGTTTAACATGGCAAAGGATTTGCTGGCTATACTCTAGAGCAGAGGGGTGCAAACTGGGGAGCGTGAGACTTTCCTTGGGGgatgcgggcggttgcagaggccccacgctcttccccaaggcagtaaaatgaaatgccaggaaatcgcgtgaggcctctgcaacctcaacttaccttaCCTTGCTTTAGCTGGTGTCTAGAAGCGTCTCCATATCAATGCGGCTTTTGACGCCACACTCAGCCAGGGGGATGGGGTGTGAGCATTGGGGGGACGAGGCAGGGTGGTGCAGGagcaaaagtttgtgcacccctgctctagagcatGGTTGTGCACACTTGgggcctccccctcccctcttaccttctctccggcatcggccggagagcaggtaagaggcataGAGGCCTCGCCTTCtgcccggcattttatttaaatgttagaaCCCCCCCACCCGTTTGCACAGCCCTGCTCTAGAGTAGTGTTTTTttaaaccagggttcctaggactactggcatccctaaagggttccgtacaatttttaggtcatttgaaaattgtaccgaATACAGAAATTTACAATGCATCCAATCTCAGACACataattagagagagttggggtttctcacaatgcatccgatctcagacgcgctattacagaggtttggggttccttacaatgcacctgatctcacactattagagatggttggggttccttacaatgctgaAAAAATAAGGAACGCtatagcgtttttttttttttttttgtagttattATAATTTAATGTGTTTTAAGGTTACCTCATAGCATAGGGATTGATGGGTCCTTTAAGAAAATTGATGTTCTGCACCGGTGTGTAGAGAATCTCGATTCCATTGTGTACAGATAGGAAAACGAGAAACTGGCACATGAATCGAATGATCTCCAACAAATACAGAGCGTACTGTGCCGAAGTATAGATTGGAAAAAACCTGGCGTATAAACTAAGGGATCTATATTAATGACAGAACTTACTGTGCCGAGGTGCCTAAGGATAAAGTATTCAagacatatacatatagtacaaaatatacatttattaaaaatacaatataaaatataaatgcacGAACAAAATGTTTAGACCCAAACCTTGATTAagctatatattatattaatctataCCTCGCCACATAAGCACACTATTTGATAGGGATCATTGGGTTCATGCGTCAgagttctttttttcttcttttccttaCAATGTACCTGAtcacagacgcactattagagagggttggggttccttacaatgcatccgatctcagacacactattagagatggttgggctTCCGCAGAATTTctgtaattatagggttccttaaccaaaaacaattggaaaccactgctctagtgACCATGTTTGATCCCATTGTGTCAGTTGTTTATcctaaaatatttggtgtatagtattttaaaaaaaaaatgccttatTCACCTGTTTTGACTAGGAATCTTGCAGATTTTGCTTGATTTCCAGGTCCTTCATTTTTTTGTGCCATATCATTTTTATCCTTGTGTTGGTCGTGTGCCAAAGCAAACTTCAAGCAGTGTTTGCATGTTTACCATCACACAAGAAACTATTTACTTTTTAGAATATACGAGCTGAAAGTACCGGCGTTGCTCAGGAATtctaagaaacaaaaaaaacagatttataaatggataattaaaaaatgttgttaatgggggggggggagatgtatttatttttatgctaCTGGACAAACTATATTTTTAGTTTTTCCATCAGGCGCAAAAACATACACTTTTTTTTAGTTCCTACACAGGAGCATCCAACATGAAAGTTCACCATGTGCAAAACATGGATTTTCTATATTTACACCAGCTACTTACAATCCTGGTGAATTTGGTCAAAATGAGTGCAGTTTTGACAGGTTCGATCTTCCAACTGTTTTAAAATTGGTGTCCAATTGTatgcaaacaaaaaacaaaaaccttaagaaccatcatgcaaaatgtggttacgatatctttagaggtgtccaaatgcatagcaaaCAGACCAacagctttccaaaatatatGCTATTCAAGATTTATGAATTATAGTATTTTAAAAATTGTATTTTATACgtagtgtttttttgtttgttttttcaaatgAAAACATTGTGGTGCGAGTTATGGTGTACAAATGGCAATTGGCAATAACTGATACCACTTCTAGATCCTCcccctctgttactgtgacaCCCACATTATTTTGCTTTCATTTTGGAACATCGCTTTTTTGAACAGGGAAGGCTCTTTAAAGCCCACTAATATCAGCCATGTTAACTTTGATTTTgaaacttaaattttttttttagggggggtgggggaaaatcCCAAACCCAAAAAGCAGGAAAGACATTAAACAGGTGGAAACACAGTTGCACACTATGGTAAAGAAATCCTAGACTTGCACTTTTagtatggctaaatatattcTTGCTTGACAACTTCTTATAGGCTCTTCACTATATGTTGCTGGTATCTGAAGTGGAAGAAACAGAAATCTTCAAGATATGCCTCGAATATTGGAACCATTTGGCAGCAGAGCTTTATAGAGAGAGCCCGTTTTCAACCTCTGCTTCTCCGTTACTTTCTGGTAGTCAGCATTTTGATGTTCCTCCCAGAAGGCAGCTTTACTTGCCAGTTTTATCAAAGGTAATGTTTTTTTGAGCCGTTGTTTCCTATTTTTGTGTTCCTACATGGCACACTACTTGAGCTATAATTTGTTCAAATATTATTTATGTTAATCATGGTTTTTCTCTGCTAACAACCATAACAGAAATTTCTGACCCAGTTAGGAACTGTAAATAAAGatgttggtttaaaaaaaaacccctgcAAACCATGTTGAGAATGAAATAAGGTGTCGTGAAATACATTATACAACTTGTTTGCTGCCACGTAGGGTTTCTTCACATTGCTTTTGTTTGCTTGCATTGTTACTGGCACCCATCAATGCAATTACTTTAAAGTATTTGTCCTGAAAGGGATGAGCATCTGTTTAAATTGTTAAGTATACTAAAAGATCAAACATTTTAACTTgtgggttttttatttattttttccgtttACAATTGCAAATGCAGTACAGAAATTATGAACTAGCAATGATAATGAGCACATACAACCACTCGCCactatatgtagatatatatacttATGCTATTCTGTATTTGTTAGACATGCAAAGTCGCACTGTTTAACCACTGAAAATTGTGACTTCAGAAAGCTGTGGTGAAAGATGTTAAGAGCAACTTGTTTGCATTACATGGTACTGTTGTGGGTCAAAAGTTTCCTAGCAAAGTGCCTCCAACTTTCCAGCTCTTCACAGCTCCTTTTAATATGTTGCATATTGGGAACTATATTTGAATGCCTACAGTCGCTAGGAGTTAAACATAGAAGTCAACTTTTCTCAACCTTATTAATCTTTTCAGGTTCGTTTGTTGATGGTAAGCCGAATGGCTAAACCAGAGGAAGTTCTTGTTGTAGAGAATGATCAGGGTGAAGTGGTTCGAGAATTCATGAAGGATACAGATTCCATCAACTTGTACAAGAATATGAGGGAAACATTGggtaaatatttttgtttttgtttgtatccCCCACTGCGAAAAGATGATGCGTTAGAGTGAAATCAGATCGTTATGCTAATGCTTGGGCTGGTCAGTTGTGATCACTGCTGTTGCCTTTCCCTTGATAACAATACCCCCGTTTACgtatgtttttaatatttcaACATTGCAACTATGAAAATTAAACATTCACTTATTCATATCTACATGAGTCGGCAAATGGATTTGCCATTGACAGTGGTGCCTGCTTTTTGAAAATCTACTGGTTCATACTATGTCCATGGAGTAAAGTACAAAAAAAATTGaactatttatatatttatatttgcaatTAAACCAAAGCACATTTGAATTGAATTTTCATTAATTTTCAACTTTTATGTTTAGTATACCTTACTCACCTGGATTATGCGGATACAGAACGGATAATGACTGAAAAACTGCACAACCAAGTTAATGGCACAGAGTGGTCGTGGAAAAATTTGAATACTTTATGTTGGGCTATAGGATCAATCAGTGGAGCCATGCATGAGGAAGATGAAAAAAGGTTTCTGGTTACAGTTATAAAAGTAAGTGACTGGCAATCTTCAAAAATTGAACAGTGGGAGTTATTGCGTGTACCTAGACAACATGTTGGCCTATGCCTCGTACATGACCTGATCATGTGTTGCAGCTAGGAGTTAAATAATTGCTTGAGAACTTGCATAATTGTATTGGACCAGTAACATGGCCAAGTGTTTAATACTCTCACTATGCATTTTGTAATCCCTTTTTGGATTGCTTTGGCATTTAGCCTTTAAGAGTTTTCTTTCTCTTGGTTCCTAATGGAAGTATTCCAAGGCCTTTCTGATGTGAGCAACAGAAGCCTGGCCAGAAGAGGTGGTAGAAGGATCATAACGTGGCTGGCTCACAACAGGTTCTTGATGTGACAGCCAAGCTGTATTAATGAATGATGTTCAATGTCCCCTTTGAAGCCAACCAAATCTTCTGTGTTAGTTCCCTGACAGTCAAAGTTTGCTGTGGGAATTCCACGCTACATCTGTGGACAACTTGTTATTCTGGACAAATACCCTCTGTAGTTGGTAAACTATAAACTGTGTGCATCAGGGGCACATTGTATAaactggtttttttgggggggggaggcgcttggggagcttttttttttttaactctttggGTGGCCCTATGGATGTAGCTACAATGTCATGGAGTCTCGCACCCCAGAGACATATTTAGCCAAGTCATAGATTGTGACAGATTGCGTTCTGAAATGCAATCTGAATTGAATGACTCCCTTTCTGTCAGTGACTGAGCGATTGGGAGAGCCTGGGGGACCTTTACACTCTGGTGCTGTGGCCCCTCCTGCCCTCAAAGATTTAAAGACTGCGTGTGTAGGTAGAAGTGGAAGCTAGTGGATGAGACAGTGTGGTTTTTGTGCTTGTTTCATTGAACCAAACAAGTGTTTCATGGTTAAACAAGTGTAGTTCATGTACGTGTATTGCTGTGTTGTTACATTTCACTACAACCCGTTTTCTTCAAAATAAGTATTGATACATCAAGAAAACGTGGTGATGCCTCTTGTTTTATTGCAGGATCTTCTCGGCCTCTGTGAGCAAAAGCGTGGCAAAGACAACAAAGCCATCATTGCATCAAATATTATGTACATTGTGGGTCAATATCCAAGATTTTTGAGAGCTCATTGGAAGTTTCTGAAGACTGTAGTAAACAAGCTGTTTGAGTTCATGCATGGTAAAAAGATCACTTATTTTTAGTGggtgtttttaaaatgttttttttttaattaatttatggGTTTAATGAtcgtaatatttatatatattttttttccccagaaaccCATGATGGTGTACAGGACATGGCCTGTGATACCTTCATCAAGATAGCACAAAAGTGTCGTAGGCATTTTGTTCAAGTACAAGTTGGCGAAGTAATGCCTTTTATTGATGAGATCCTGAACAATATAAATACCATAATCTGTGATCTTCAACCACAACAGGTACATTTGTGAACACTTCTCTAGATATTTGTGTAGCAcatagttgttgtttttttcccccactcttggtagaaattaaaataaaaagaatTAATAGTTGTATACCCTCCATTAACATGACATTTACATACAAACAATTTTTATAAAGTGGCACGcagaataaaacaatatattctcattctctctctctcatattactCTAACGTTTGAAGCCTTGTCGGCCAACTGTAACAAATACAATTCAAAAATCTCCATGTATAAATACATTTCCAAAAAGTACATTTTATAAGGCCCTGCAGTGCCAGCATGTTACATTTACAATTTTCCATCTACTTACAAGGGGCACATTTCAGAATATTGATTCAAGAATAAAGCATGCCATTTACCTACAAATTGTATCTATTcgattgtaagttctttggggcagggactccttttcctaaattttacttttatgtctgaagcacttctcatTCTGTGTTGTTTGTATTACATGCAACATCATATAAAGAACAAGTATTACGGCTGTTtagccatacatacatacatacatacatacatacatacatacatacatacatacatacaaagaaaTGTCTTGCATAAACTAGTGACTTGCTCATTGCTTCTTGAATTTGGTATAGAAGTAATCCTAGTAACTGATATCAGAGCTTTTCAATTGTAAATCAGCAATTTGGTTAGATGTCTCAAATTCTCCTTGTTGTACAAATTGTAGCAGAGCTTATGATTGGCCCTACATAATTAATGACCTAAGCTAATGTCTACTTTCGCATAAAAATGTATGTAATTACAACGCTTTAGCTTTTGTCTTTATATCTCTGCCTACGGACTGAATGAAAAACTGGTCAGCTAGATTAGAACTTTTTCTCAGACATGCTCAAATTGAgcgtttataaaaaaatatatattgtgtatataaagTAAAGGATTTAAAACTGGCCTACATTTCTAGGTACACACTTTCTATGAAGCTGTTGGGTACATGATTGGAGCACAAACAGACCAAACTGTGCAGGAACATTTGATAGAAAAGTATATGTTGCTTCCCAATCAAGTATGGGACAGTATTATTCAACAAGCAACTAAGGTAAgagat comes from Ascaphus truei isolate aAscTru1 chromosome 4, aAscTru1.hap1, whole genome shotgun sequence and encodes:
- the XPO1 gene encoding exportin-1 isoform X2, yielding MPAIMTMLADHAARQLLDFSQKLDINLLDNVVNCLYHGEGAQQRMAQEVLTHLKEHPDAWTRVDTILEFSQNMNTKYYGLQILETVIKTRWKILPRNQCEGIKKYVVGLIIKTSSDATCVEKEKVYIGKLNMILVQILKQEWPKHWPTFISDIVGASRTSESLCQNNMVILKLLSEEVFDFSSGQITQVKAKHLKDSMCNEFSQIFQLCQFVMENSQNAPLVHATLETLLRFLNWIPLGYIFETKLISTLIYKFLNVPMFRNVSLKCLTEIAGVSVSQYEEQFVTLFTLTMMQLKQMLPLNTNIRLAYSNGKDDEQNFIQNLSLFLCTFLKEHGQLIEKRLNLRETLMEALHYMLLVSEVEETEIFKICLEYWNHLAAELYRESPFSTSASPLLSGSQHFDVPPRRQLYLPVLSKVRLLMVSRMAKPEEVLVVENDQGEVVREFMKDTDSINLYKNMRETLVYLTHLDYADTERIMTEKLHNQVNGTEWSWKNLNTLCWAIGSISGAMHEEDEKRFLVTVIKDLLGLCEQKRGKDNKAIIASNIMYIVGQYPRFLRAHWKFLKTVVNKLFEFMHETHDGVQDMACDTFIKIAQKCRRHFVQVQVGEVMPFIDEILNNINTIICDLQPQQVHTFYEAVGYMIGAQTDQTVQEHLIEKYMLLPNQVWDSIIQQATKNVDILKDPETVKQLGSILKTNVRACKAVGHPFVIQLGRIYLDMLNVYKCLSENISAAIQANGEMVTKQPLIRSMRTVKRETLKLISGWVSRSNDPQMVAENFVPPLLDAVLIDYQRNVPAAREPEVLSTMATIVNKLGGHITAEIPQIFDAVFECTLNMINKDFEEYPEHRTNFFLLLQAVNSHCFPAFLAIPPAQFKLVLDSIIWAFKHTMRNVADTGLQILYTLLQNVAQEEAAAQSFYQTYFCDVLQHIFSVVTDTSHTAGLTMHASILAYMFNLVEEGKINTPLNPASPLSNQLFVQEYVGNLLKSAFPHLQDAQVKLFVTGLFSLNQDIPAFKEHLRDFLVQIKEYAGEDTSDLFLEERDTALRQAQEEKHKLQMSVPGILNPHEIPEEMCD
- the XPO1 gene encoding exportin-1 isoform X1, producing the protein MILVQILKQEWPKHWPTFISDIVGASRTSESLCQNNMVILKLLSEEVFDFSSGQITQVKAKHLKDSMCNEFSQIFQLCQFVMENSQNAPLVHATLETLLRFLNWIPLGYIFETKLISTLIYKFLNVPMFRNVSLKCLTEIAGVSVSQYEEQFVTLFTLTMMQLKQMLPLNTNIRLAYSNGKDDEQNFIQNLSLFLCTFLKEHGQLIEKRLNLRETLMEALHYMLLVSEVEETEIFKICLEYWNHLAAELYRESPFSTSASPLLSGSQHFDVPPRRQLYLPVLSKVRLLMVSRMAKPEEVLVVENDQGEVVREFMKDTDSINLYKNMRETLVYLTHLDYADTERIMTEKLHNQVNGTEWSWKNLNTLCWAIGSISGAMHEEDEKRFLVTVIKDLLGLCEQKRGKDNKAIIASNIMYIVGQYPRFLRAHWKFLKTVVNKLFEFMHETHDGVQDMACDTFIKIAQKCRRHFVQVQVGEVMPFIDEILNNINTIICDLQPQQVHTFYEAVGYMIGAQTDQTVQEHLIEKYMLLPNQVWDSIIQQATKNVDILKDPETVKQLGSILKTNVRACKAVGHPFVIQLGRIYLDMLNVYKCLSENISAAIQANGEMVTKQPLIRSMRTVKRETLKLISGWVSRSNDPQMVAENFVPPLLDAVLIDYQRNVPAAREPEVLSTMATIVNKLGGHITAEIPQIFDAVFECTLNMINKDFEEYPEHRTNFFLLLQAVNSHCFPAFLAIPPAQFKLVLDSIIWAFKHTMRNVADTGLQILYTLLQNVAQEEAAAQSFYQTYFCDVLQHIFSVVTDTSHTAGLTMHASILAYMFNLVEEGKINTPLNPASPLSNQLFVQEYVGNLLKSAFPHLQDAQVKLFVTGLFSLNQDIPAFKEHLRDFLVQIKEYAGEDTSDLFLEERDTALRQAQEEKHKLQMSVPGILNPHEIPEEMCD